DNA from Onychomys torridus chromosome 1, mOncTor1.1, whole genome shotgun sequence:
TCTCCTCCAGCTCTGCTTGCCTGCCATAATGAGGCCACTGATcgactgaaagagaaaaagaaggacatGGCCACCTTACCAGTTACTGTACCACCTGAGGTAAGCAAGAACCTTACCTTTTGTTCTTTGGTCACAGCTTTCTATAAGGGGCCCACCCCTAAAATGCCCCCTTCTACACTGAGCCTTGCTGCAGCTTCACACAAGATAGGCAATTTTAACCTTCTGAGTTCTTGGGACTGAGTGGAGTTCTGAAACAACCAAAGTATGAAGGGCAACCCTGCCTCCAGACATTGTGACCTGgccacagagaaagcaaaaagCAAGAGTAAGTGGCCCAAGGCTGATGAACATGAGAATCAGAGCAACCACAGGCAGCCTGCAAGAACCACATTGTACCCTGTACCCTGGTTAGAACCAGAGAGCCCTTGTCCTTCAGAAACACTCAACTAGGGAATTAGGAATGGAAGAGCACAGCTCAGATGTGTCTCAGAACAAACTAGGTGATGTTTGCAGCAGGATGTTGGCCTTGTCAGCTATAGgatatggtgtgtgtatatggcATAGTGCTGTTTTCCCCGTAAGTGGTTTATATTGGCTCACGCATGTGATTGAAATTGTTGGCTCTCAGGTATGAGCAGTCTAGAGTAGGCTTCAAGTAAGGCTGCTACTGTGAATGGGAAGAAACTGATTAATCCCAGACTTGCTCTGAATTCTGTTCCTCCTAAGGTAGGCTCTTTTACATCTGGGCAAAAGATCTTCCCTATCTGGGCAAGTTGGTGAAGTGGAAGAGTCTTCCTTTCAGAATCTTTAGCTGCTCATAAAAAAACTGACACAACATAGGTGAATGCTCCACATAGGTCAGACTTGTCCACAAAGGCAAGGACTGTGGCTTCATTGTGTTTCTAGCTTCAAGGCTGTTTCTAGAGGGAGAAGGTTCTCTTGTGAGATGCTGTCCTTACAGTGCATCCTTGACACAGATGCTAGTATGATTGATATGGCTTCCTTATTACACTGTAGCTCTTTGTCAATCAGGGGTTCTGTCTACCAGCTTGGGACCCAGACTTTGAAGAAATACCCTGTGGGTCTCTTTGGGGCTTGAGAAGTCATTGTCTCTGACCAAACCACCAAAGCAGAAGAGTCCCTATCTGATATAATGTCCCAATGGCCTTTATTCTGCCCAGATTGACAAACACCAAATTTTCATAACATTACAGGAGCCAGTAACCTTCCAGGATGTGGCTGTGGACTTCAATCAGGAGGAATGGCAGCTACTAGGTCCAGTGCAGAGGACTGAGTATCatgatgtgatgctggagaccttGGGCAACTTGGTCTCAGTGGGTAAGACCATGCCTATATTTAGAATGCCGCAGGGTCCCCTCAGGACTCTCACTCTCCCTACCCATTGTCAGGACTGGCTGTGCTCttggagaaatgagaaaaagtTCCTTCCCCTCACCCAAATTGATCATTCCTGGTTTTTCTGCTAAAGAGCTTGTCAGCCATTCCCTAAAATGGATGACTATTTGAGGAAAGGATGtaatctcatttttttaataCTGTTTGTTATACTGTCATTCTATCACTTTTAACTACAGTATGCTTATCTTTTGGTTTCTTTCAGGGTGGGAGCCTACGTTGGGAAACAAAGAGTTAAGTCCAAAATCACCCCGTTCTGTGGTAGAACCAATTTGtgacccaaaaccaaaaaatttctCAAGGAATGGTACCCAGTCCACTACTGTTACTGAAAATATCTCACAAAATGAGGTGCAAGAAATCCATACCATAGAATCAAATCAAGTGGAGGTTGTACAGGAAAAAGACCTCCCTCAGGAGGAGATCTCTGAAAGCCCCCAGTCTCGGGGGCAAATTAGGCTTCACACAAGCCAGGACTCACTCGATGAAGTTCTTCCTAGAAAGCACTTGCATGTAAACAGTAACCAGAAGGGCATTGGAAAGAGGAGAGCCAAGAAAAAACACATTTCCATGACACGAGATTCACCCATAAGAAATCAGCAAAGGGACTCTATGGTGTGCCAAGTAGTCAGAGACGGCAGCAATTCCATGAAACATAGTCCTTCTATAGAAAACCCTCAGCAGAGTTATGAGCAGGGTAAAGTTGGGGACAGCAGAGATCCCATTATACTTATAGCACCTGCAAAAATTTACCAGAAAGCCACTGGCTCTGAAGCAGGCAGAGTCAGGGACAGTAGCAATGCCATGGAACCTGATGCATCTATAAAAATTCACCAGAAAAGTGCTGAACGGGGTAAAATTGGGAAAAGCAGCAATTCCATGACACAAGGTTCATCTATACAAAATCACAAGATGGTGTCTGGGTTAGGAAAAGCCAGGGACAGGAACAGTTCCTTGGCACGTGCTTCACCTGTAAAAATTCTCCAGAGAGACTGTGAAAGGAGTAAAGTCCGAGGAAACAGGAATTCCTTGAAACATGTAAGAATTAACCAGGATTCGAATGGTGGAAGAGTCGGGGAAATGAGTGCTTCCATAAAACACAGTCCCCATATAAAAATGCACCTGAAGACCTCTGAAAGAGGGAAAGGCAGGGAAACTAACACTTCCATAAAATATGGTCCCCATGTGAAAACTTACCAGAAGCGTTCTGAAGAGGGGACCACTAGGAAAGCCAGTGATTGTAACAAAGCCATCGGCCATCATGCTCAGcagatattttttataaaaattcatAAGGGGAGCCAAGTTTGCCGGTGCAGTGAGTGTGGCAAACTATTCCAGAATGCTAGGTATTTTTCTGTCCATAAAAAGATCCACACAGGAGAACGGCCTTACAAGTGTATGGCCTGTGGGAAAGCATTTGTTCAGAGCTCCTCCCTCACACAGCATTATAGAATTCATAGTGGAGAGAGACCATTTGAGTGTTCAGAGTGTGGGAGGACCTTCAATGACCGCTCAGCCATCTCTCAACACTTGAGAACTCATACTGGGGCTAAGCCCTACCATTGTCAACAGTGCGGGAAAGCCTTCCGCCAGAGTTCCCACCTTACCAGGCATCAGAGAACTCACACTGGGGAGCGCCCATATGTGTGCACCAAGTGTGGGAGAGCTTTCACTCAGAGCTCACACCTTATTGGGCATCAGAAAACACATGGGATTAAGTTCAAGAAGAGGCAATCCAAACTGCAGTCCTAGTGCCTTTCAAACTACTGCCTTTTCAGCCTTGAGATGCACTCTGCAGACTCTGAGTAAAGAGAGTCCCACACCTGAGGAACAGCTCGGGACACCACCCAGCAGGCATGAGGGTGCCTGAAACTATCAGGGAGTTCTTGATTGCTTCATTTAgccattaaagaaaatataaaatctaaggggttggggatttagctcagtggtagagtgcttgcctatcaagcgcaaggccctgggttcgatcctcagctccaa
Protein-coding regions in this window:
- the Znf274 gene encoding neurotrophin receptor-interacting factor homolog: MASTLPTGWPHEPVKFEDVSLIFTKEEWAQLEFHQKCLYKEIMLENYNNMVSVERHFSKPNVISQLEEVEDFWPVEREIPQEIFPESSGPSLDPGINSFPDESLLMKPSLDPGINSFPDENPKMKINIVEVLTLNKDVAGPRNALIQSLYLKSGEDLSLGNLEPSQQPSKHLTDTEVAHQKFRHFQYEESDDPQKAVSQLRELCHQWLQPSTHSKKHILELLVLEQFLNALPEKLRVWVESQSPEDCQAAVTLVENVTSVSNEDALLACHNEATDRLKEKKKDMATLPVTVPPEEPVTFQDVAVDFNQEEWQLLGPVQRTEYHDVMLETLGNLVSVGWEPTLGNKELSPKSPRSVVEPICDPKPKNFSRNGTQSTTVTENISQNEVQEIHTIESNQVEVVQEKDLPQEEISESPQSRGQIRLHTSQDSLDEVLPRKHLHVNSNQKGIGKRRAKKKHISMTRDSPIRNQQRDSMVCQVVRDGSNSMKHSPSIENPQQSYEQGKVGDSRDPIILIAPAKIYQKATGSEAGRVRDSSNAMEPDASIKIHQKSAERGKIGKSSNSMTQGSSIQNHKMVSGLGKARDRNSSLARASPVKILQRDCERSKVRGNRNSLKHVRINQDSNGGRVGEMSASIKHSPHIKMHLKTSERGKGRETNTSIKYGPHVKTYQKRSEEGTTRKASDCNKAIGHHAQQIFFIKIHKGSQVCRCSECGKLFQNARYFSVHKKIHTGERPYKCMACGKAFVQSSSLTQHYRIHSGERPFECSECGRTFNDRSAISQHLRTHTGAKPYHCQQCGKAFRQSSHLTRHQRTHTGERPYVCTKCGRAFTQSSHLIGHQKTHGIKFKKRQSKLQS